One genomic window of Halorubrum hochsteinianum includes the following:
- a CDS encoding DUF5817 domain-containing protein translates to MYAVVGCNECANMWLVTDPKASETAKCSRCGKTHRTAKLKRFFESEDRAAAREARSALLAKKRGDSAAFAEVDHVSELEAAVEDAGIDDREYLESAGIDADAVDEAASRAESGGGGSRSRTEVVRDAVEAVDDPTEQTVAERAAADGVPAETAREILTRLARRGEVTESNGRYRVL, encoded by the coding sequence ATGTACGCGGTCGTCGGCTGTAACGAGTGCGCCAACATGTGGCTGGTGACGGACCCGAAGGCGAGCGAGACGGCGAAGTGCTCGCGGTGCGGGAAGACCCATCGGACCGCCAAGCTGAAGCGCTTCTTCGAGTCCGAGGACCGCGCGGCCGCGCGGGAGGCGCGGTCCGCGCTGCTCGCGAAGAAGCGGGGCGACAGCGCCGCGTTCGCCGAGGTGGACCACGTCTCGGAGCTGGAAGCCGCCGTCGAGGACGCCGGCATCGACGACCGGGAGTACCTCGAATCGGCCGGCATCGACGCCGACGCGGTCGACGAGGCCGCCTCCCGAGCGGAGAGCGGAGGGGGCGGCTCGCGGAGCCGCACGGAGGTCGTCCGCGACGCGGTCGAGGCGGTCGACGACCCGACCGAGCAGACGGTAGCCGAGCGCGCCGCGGCCGACGGCGTGCCCGCCGAGACGGCCCGCGAGATCCTGACGCGCCTCGCGCGCCGCGGCGAGGTCACCGAGTCGAACGGCCGGTATCGCGTCCTCTGA